A stretch of Victivallis lenta DNA encodes these proteins:
- the waaF gene encoding lipopolysaccharide heptosyltransferase II produces MSERPVHMLDIRRDFPSPQFEKIVPDPGMWRNGMAVRMPNHLGDAVMALPALGQLRKIIPPRCALYCIAPAGQRALYHSLPVVDGIVPLERIHSSWSREELMLLRRLRLGVGVLFNNSFRDAFSMRLAGVPNLYGAKARCRSFLLRRAFAFPPRPEREPANIHHANRYLAIASALGAPDWDGVLPEFRLSPGVDELPPAITALCEHPKLLTVASGAAYGAAKRWPSENFAAVARHWVEAGGIVAVLGSGAERKIGDEVVEGLDPRKAYNLSGGTSLIELMHLLRSSAMTVANDSGIMHLAAALGRPGVAVFGPTDFTATGPISPNWRLLYEKIECSPCFRRECREGHRRCIRAITPGMVIAEIDDLLRTERAAGARK; encoded by the coding sequence ATGAGCGAGCGCCCCGTGCATATGCTTGACATCCGGCGGGATTTCCCGTCGCCGCAGTTCGAAAAGATCGTGCCGGATCCCGGCATGTGGCGCAACGGAATGGCGGTCCGCATGCCGAACCATCTGGGCGACGCCGTGATGGCGCTGCCCGCGCTCGGCCAGCTCCGCAAAATCATTCCTCCGCGTTGTGCGCTCTACTGCATCGCGCCGGCCGGGCAGCGGGCGCTTTACCACTCGCTGCCGGTCGTCGACGGGATTGTGCCGCTCGAGCGCATTCACAGCAGCTGGAGCCGCGAGGAGCTGATGCTGCTGCGGCGGCTCCGGCTCGGAGTCGGCGTGCTTTTCAACAATTCGTTCCGCGATGCGTTCTCGATGCGCCTGGCCGGAGTTCCGAATCTGTACGGGGCGAAAGCGCGCTGCCGTTCATTTCTGCTGCGGCGCGCATTCGCGTTTCCGCCGCGGCCGGAGCGGGAGCCGGCAAACATTCACCATGCAAACCGTTATCTGGCCATCGCGTCGGCGCTCGGCGCTCCGGACTGGGACGGCGTCCTGCCGGAGTTCCGGCTTTCGCCCGGAGTCGACGAACTGCCGCCGGCGATCACCGCGCTCTGCGAGCACCCGAAGCTGCTGACCGTCGCCTCGGGCGCCGCGTACGGGGCCGCGAAGCGGTGGCCGTCGGAGAACTTCGCGGCGGTGGCCCGGCACTGGGTCGAAGCGGGCGGCATCGTCGCCGTGCTCGGCAGCGGAGCCGAGCGGAAGATCGGGGATGAAGTGGTCGAAGGGCTCGATCCGCGCAAGGCGTACAATTTATCCGGCGGCACATCGCTGATCGAACTCATGCATCTTCTGAGGAGTTCCGCGATGACGGTCGCGAACGATTCCGGGATCATGCATCTGGCGGCCGCGCTCGGGCGCCCCGGCGTGGCGGTTTTCGGGCCGACCGATTTCACGGCGACGGGACCGATCAGCCCGAACTGGCGGCTCCTGTACGAGAAGATCGAGTGTTCCCCGTGCTTCCGGCGCGAATGCCGGGAGGGGCACCGGCGCTGCATCCGGGCGATCACTCCCGGGATGGTCATTGCCGAAATCGACGACCTGCTGCGGACCGAACGGGCGGCCGGCGCGCGGAAATAA
- a CDS encoding DUF2079 domain-containing protein, with protein sequence MPQKLKIIAAAALESAGAAVVCHYFFRRLRAFDPVYEVLYLQPAPYWSAVLLFLLFLALFLFLPAGRQGRAERVRDWMPLPFAGALLLPQFDSVLPLLGAFLLTGWGACRYASNLAGGETALSGKAPLLSPRTGAALAVLFGMLGVFWGFHLQRTAGNTLFLFYHDWGEYAEHYRRLAFSADIRPIDWLVGGGHWNGAVNLLMSAAIRLVPAPETIFLLNSVMIFSAVPLVYLLGRRLKLPVATALVFALFFLFSPVVSNQPLSLFYGFHPVNLLPALFLLFFLFRERRQYAAAGAVMLLTLFVQETAAIFWFGCALYLAAGKQYRKAALLAGGMLLFFFLTIKFAIPAAVKTPGGTYTQMFHFSQLGSTPGEVLLSPLLRPAAFWGTLASPNNLSFLLMLVLPLFFFLIRRPLPLLAGVPLLAGVCLQSSRDLQNVVLQYGVELNCLVFITALYAAEQLFRQGNRKALFGALAASLLLVPALYLLAGKSILFGKYPAAPILSRPDASELVLFLKSALPRGVTVHASPRIRAQLVFDFPTRALTDPAEPGEFYLFSLRPETMTQAELNAFRSALAADPTIAPITSANWNDLEYVIFAKLPSPRPPAPLPFLRLTTPEEFAALGPVVADGPDVEIRCRPRQDGTLIGARLKRRAESDLKFRFILGRGNERLTKEVTFANGLRPADSVETGTAFFVLLPPLEGGFPEQVQAEVLPL encoded by the coding sequence TTGCCGCAGAAGCTGAAAATCATCGCTGCCGCCGCTCTGGAAAGCGCCGGAGCCGCGGTCGTATGTCACTATTTCTTCCGGCGGCTGCGGGCTTTCGACCCGGTTTACGAGGTTCTGTATCTTCAGCCGGCTCCATACTGGTCCGCGGTGCTCCTTTTCCTGCTTTTTCTGGCGCTCTTTCTGTTCCTTCCGGCCGGACGGCAAGGCCGGGCGGAGCGGGTCCGGGACTGGATGCCGCTGCCGTTCGCCGGAGCGCTTCTCCTGCCTCAGTTCGATTCGGTGCTGCCCCTGCTCGGCGCATTCCTGCTGACCGGGTGGGGAGCCTGCCGGTATGCCTCGAACCTCGCCGGCGGGGAGACGGCCTTGTCCGGCAAAGCACCCCTGCTTTCGCCGCGGACCGGCGCGGCGCTGGCGGTCCTGTTCGGCATGCTCGGCGTGTTCTGGGGGTTTCACCTGCAGAGGACGGCCGGCAATACCCTTTTCCTCTTTTATCACGACTGGGGGGAATATGCGGAGCATTACCGGCGGCTCGCGTTCTCCGCCGATATCCGCCCGATCGACTGGCTGGTCGGCGGCGGCCACTGGAACGGGGCGGTCAATCTGCTGATGAGCGCGGCAATCCGGCTGGTTCCGGCGCCGGAGACGATTTTTCTGCTGAACAGCGTCATGATCTTCTCCGCGGTCCCGCTGGTCTATCTGCTCGGCCGCCGGCTGAAACTGCCGGTTGCGACCGCGCTTGTCTTCGCGCTGTTTTTCCTGTTTTCGCCGGTGGTCAGCAACCAGCCGCTGTCGCTGTTCTACGGCTTCCACCCGGTCAATCTCCTGCCGGCGCTGTTCCTTCTCTTCTTCCTCTTCCGTGAACGCCGGCAGTACGCGGCGGCGGGCGCCGTGATGCTCCTGACTTTATTCGTGCAGGAGACCGCCGCCATCTTCTGGTTCGGCTGCGCACTCTATCTCGCCGCTGGAAAGCAGTACCGCAAAGCGGCCCTGCTCGCGGGCGGAATGCTCCTGTTCTTCTTTCTCACGATCAAATTCGCCATCCCGGCAGCGGTAAAAACGCCGGGCGGCACATATACGCAGATGTTCCATTTCTCCCAGCTGGGGAGCACGCCGGGCGAGGTGCTGCTTTCCCCGCTGCTGCGCCCCGCCGCGTTCTGGGGGACGCTCGCTTCTCCGAACAACCTCTCTTTCCTCCTGATGCTGGTCCTGCCGCTCTTCTTTTTCCTGATCCGCCGCCCGCTGCCGCTCCTGGCCGGAGTTCCTCTTCTGGCGGGGGTATGCCTCCAGTCGAGCCGCGACCTGCAGAATGTGGTGCTCCAATACGGCGTGGAACTCAACTGCCTCGTCTTCATCACCGCGCTCTATGCGGCGGAACAGCTGTTCCGGCAGGGAAACCGCAAAGCGCTTTTCGGAGCGCTCGCAGCTTCGCTGCTCCTGGTCCCGGCACTCTATCTGCTGGCCGGGAAAAGCATTCTGTTCGGGAAATATCCGGCGGCGCCGATCCTCTCCCGGCCGGACGCCTCCGAACTGGTCCTGTTCCTGAAATCCGCGCTGCCGCGCGGGGTTACGGTTCACGCCTCGCCCCGCATCCGCGCTCAGCTTGTATTCGATTTTCCGACCAGGGCGCTGACGGACCCGGCCGAACCGGGGGAATTCTACCTGTTCAGCCTCCGCCCGGAAACCATGACGCAAGCGGAGCTGAACGCATTTCGCTCAGCTCTGGCCGCCGACCCGACGATCGCCCCGATCACGAGCGCCAACTGGAACGATCTTGAATATGTGATTTTTGCGAAACTGCCGTCTCCGCGCCCCCCGGCGCCGCTCCCGTTCCTGCGCCTGACCACGCCGGAGGAGTTTGCCGCGCTGGGTCCGGTCGTCGCGGACGGGCCGGATGTGGAAATCCGCTGCCGGCCGCGACAGGACGGAACCCTGATCGGCGCCCGGCTGAAAAGAAGGGCGGAATCCGATCTGAAGTTCCGGTTCATACTCGGGCGCGGCAATGAACGCCTGACCAAAGAGGTGACGTTCGCCAACGGCCTGCGCCCGGCCGACAGCGTCGAAACGGGAACCGCCTTCTTCGTCCTGCTGCCGCCGCTCGAGGGCGGGTTTCCGGAACAGGTTCAAGCGGAAGTCCTTCCGCTATGA
- a CDS encoding GNAT family N-acetyltransferase, whose amino-acid sequence MPYAVENITIASASREELPIVARLAERIWPEAYRTILDEGQIRYMLKMMYDLPVLEKEYGEGTRFDLIFDGGTPVGFTSYGPCSEHSRECAKLHKLYLDAAYHNRGIGTLALKHVIAEARKKGYKVLHLNVNRHNTAAIRAYERNGFHKANEMVTDIGGGFVMDDYIMEIRL is encoded by the coding sequence ATGCCGTATGCCGTGGAAAATATTACGATTGCATCCGCTTCGCGGGAAGAGCTTCCGATTGTGGCCCGATTGGCCGAAAGGATCTGGCCGGAGGCTTACCGGACGATTCTGGACGAAGGACAGATCCGCTATATGCTCAAGATGATGTACGACCTGCCCGTGCTCGAGAAGGAGTACGGGGAGGGGACCCGTTTCGATCTGATTTTCGACGGCGGTACGCCGGTCGGCTTTACGAGTTACGGCCCCTGTTCCGAGCACAGCCGCGAGTGTGCGAAGCTGCACAAGCTCTACCTCGACGCCGCCTATCATAACCGCGGCATCGGCACGCTGGCGCTGAAGCACGTCATCGCCGAGGCGCGGAAGAAGGGGTACAAGGTGCTGCATCTGAATGTGAACCGGCACAACACCGCGGCGATCCGCGCCTATGAACGGAACGGTTTTCACAAGGCGAACGAGATGGTCACCGATATCGGCGGCGGCTTCGTCATGGACGATTACATCATGGAGATCCGTCTCTGA
- a CDS encoding DUF2156 domain-containing protein produces MKIDLKSLRPVALADRTLFESKLAEQPSQSCECSFANLFMYQQPYGIDFVEADGRLIVYEHASRTIHYPIGRWTPPEELRAVSDAFVAAGLTDGGIYDVPEEFLDRHPDCDRFFELEYDEGAIDYLYSIEKIATFSGPKLRKKHNLVKQFQTNWPYAEVRKITRDEIPAVARLAKELNSRLPPCEFLEEEELAMNRAWENFEALGLGGIVLYAEPDYPAGFSIYSMLSPDTVDIHFEKADHTAKGAPQTLTWQLAIALRNKAKFMNREQDMNEESLRHAKRSLDPERFFKRYFLRGIN; encoded by the coding sequence ATGAAAATCGATCTGAAATCTCTCCGTCCCGTCGCCCTGGCGGACCGCACGTTGTTTGAGTCCAAACTCGCCGAACAGCCGTCGCAGAGCTGCGAGTGCAGCTTTGCGAACCTGTTCATGTACCAGCAGCCGTATGGAATCGACTTTGTCGAGGCCGACGGGCGGCTCATCGTGTACGAGCACGCCAGCCGGACCATCCACTACCCGATCGGCCGCTGGACACCGCCGGAAGAACTCCGGGCCGTTTCGGACGCCTTCGTCGCGGCAGGTCTCACCGACGGCGGAATCTACGACGTCCCCGAGGAGTTTCTCGACCGCCATCCCGACTGCGACCGCTTTTTCGAGCTCGAGTACGACGAGGGCGCGATCGATTACCTCTACTCGATCGAGAAGATCGCGACCTTTTCCGGCCCGAAGCTCCGCAAGAAGCACAATCTGGTCAAGCAGTTCCAGACCAACTGGCCGTACGCCGAAGTGCGCAAAATCACGCGTGACGAAATTCCGGCCGTCGCCCGGCTCGCCAAAGAGCTGAATTCGCGGCTGCCTCCGTGCGAATTCCTCGAAGAGGAGGAGCTCGCCATGAACCGCGCGTGGGAGAACTTCGAAGCGCTCGGACTCGGCGGCATCGTGTTGTACGCCGAGCCGGATTATCCGGCAGGCTTTTCGATTTACAGCATGCTTTCGCCGGATACGGTCGACATCCACTTCGAGAAGGCGGACCACACCGCGAAGGGCGCGCCGCAGACGCTGACCTGGCAGCTGGCCATCGCACTCCGGAACAAGGCGAAATTCATGAACCGCGAACAGGATATGAATGAGGAATCGCTCCGTCACGCCAAGCGGTCGCTCGACCCGGAACGCTTCTTCAAACGCTATTTCCTGCGCGGAATCAACTGA
- a CDS encoding STAS domain-containing protein, giving the protein MKESDLLISHRDGVYFVKVSGRANFEYAVPLRELAKTLDNFRCVRMDMTECLAMDSTFMGVLSMIGLKAKRCDAKVELVNASEFLTKLLRDLGVVKLFDFVAGGGDSDADYDSAARKADLLTTAETVAEAHETLVEADRSNAEKFDQVIAFSKQDVERLKKEKEGK; this is encoded by the coding sequence ATGAAAGAGTCCGATCTGCTGATTTCGCACCGTGACGGCGTTTATTTCGTCAAGGTTTCGGGCCGCGCGAATTTCGAATACGCGGTGCCGCTGCGCGAACTGGCCAAGACGCTCGACAATTTCAGATGCGTGCGGATGGATATGACCGAATGCCTGGCCATGGACAGCACCTTCATGGGCGTGCTTTCGATGATCGGGCTCAAAGCCAAACGCTGCGACGCGAAAGTCGAACTCGTGAACGCTTCGGAGTTCCTGACCAAACTGCTGCGCGATCTCGGCGTGGTCAAGCTTTTCGACTTCGTCGCCGGCGGCGGCGACTCCGATGCGGATTACGACAGCGCGGCCCGGAAAGCCGACCTGCTGACCACCGCCGAAACCGTCGCCGAAGCACATGAAACCCTCGTCGAAGCCGACCGGTCCAACGCTGAAAAATTCGATCAGGTCATCGCTTTCTCCAAGCAGGACGTCGAACGTCTGAAAAAGGAAAAAGAGGGGAAATAA
- a CDS encoding alanine--tRNA ligase, whose protein sequence is MKASEIRRRYIEFFKNRNHAEIKSAPLIPENDPTCLFTTAGMHPLVPYLLGAKHPSGTRLTDYQKCIRTGDIDEVGDPVHLTFFEMLGNWSLGDYFKKEMIGFSFEFLTGKENLNIPADMLAVTVFAGDEDCPFDEEAYNEWRSHGIPAARIAKLGKKDNWWGPAGTTGPCGPDTEMFYWTGPLPAPETFDPGDKRWVEIWNDVFMQYNKTADGKFEPLAQKNVDTGMGLERVTAILQGKASCYETEIFAPIFAKLDEIRGIDAPAAVRTSSERIIADHLRAATFILGDGITPGKVDQPYVLRRLIRRAIREGRKLGINDAFTSKIADAVIEEFGDVYPELRDRAAVIREELDREEKQFAVTLEKGTHEFQKLIDRVPAHIEKKIISGKNAFNLYETYGFPIELTIEMAQEKGFQVDRAGYDAAFAKHQEMSRAGAEQKFKGGLADSSEATAALHSATHLLQAALRKVLGTHVEQRGSNITAERLRFDFSHEDKMTPEQLKQVEDLVNDAISRDLPIVCEEMDVETAKNSGAMGLFENKYDAKVKVYTMGDVSKEICGGPHASRTGELGRFKIKKEESSSRGVRRIKAVLER, encoded by the coding sequence ATGAAAGCATCTGAAATCCGCCGCCGATATATCGAATTTTTCAAGAACAGAAACCACGCGGAGATCAAAAGCGCTCCGCTGATTCCCGAGAATGACCCGACCTGCCTGTTCACCACGGCCGGAATGCACCCGCTGGTGCCGTATCTGCTCGGGGCGAAGCATCCGTCCGGCACGCGGCTGACCGATTACCAGAAATGCATCCGCACCGGCGACATCGACGAGGTCGGCGACCCGGTGCACCTGACCTTCTTCGAGATGCTCGGCAACTGGTCGCTCGGCGACTATTTCAAGAAAGAGATGATCGGCTTCAGCTTTGAATTTCTGACCGGGAAAGAGAACCTGAACATTCCGGCCGACATGCTCGCCGTGACCGTGTTCGCCGGTGACGAAGACTGTCCGTTCGACGAAGAGGCCTACAACGAATGGCGCTCGCACGGCATCCCGGCGGCCCGCATCGCGAAACTCGGCAAGAAGGACAACTGGTGGGGCCCGGCCGGCACCACCGGTCCCTGCGGCCCGGATACCGAGATGTTTTACTGGACCGGGCCGCTGCCCGCCCCCGAAACGTTCGATCCGGGCGACAAGCGCTGGGTCGAAATCTGGAACGACGTCTTCATGCAGTATAACAAGACGGCCGACGGCAAATTCGAGCCGCTGGCGCAGAAGAACGTCGATACCGGCATGGGCCTCGAACGCGTGACCGCGATCCTGCAGGGCAAGGCGAGCTGCTACGAAACCGAAATTTTCGCGCCGATCTTCGCAAAGCTCGACGAAATCCGCGGCATCGACGCGCCGGCCGCCGTCCGCACGAGCTCGGAACGCATCATCGCCGACCATCTGCGCGCCGCGACTTTCATTCTCGGCGACGGAATCACGCCGGGCAAGGTCGATCAGCCGTATGTGCTGCGCCGCCTGATCCGCCGGGCGATCCGCGAAGGGCGCAAGCTCGGCATCAACGACGCCTTCACCTCGAAAATCGCGGATGCGGTCATCGAAGAGTTCGGCGATGTCTACCCCGAACTCCGGGACCGGGCCGCCGTCATCCGCGAAGAGCTCGACCGCGAGGAAAAGCAATTCGCGGTCACGCTCGAAAAGGGGACCCATGAGTTCCAGAAGCTGATCGACCGCGTTCCCGCCCATATCGAGAAGAAAATCATCTCCGGCAAAAACGCTTTCAATCTGTATGAGACCTACGGGTTCCCGATCGAACTGACCATTGAAATGGCGCAGGAAAAAGGATTCCAGGTCGACCGGGCCGGTTATGACGCCGCCTTCGCCAAACATCAGGAGATGAGCCGCGCCGGCGCCGAACAGAAATTCAAGGGCGGCCTCGCCGACAGCTCCGAGGCGACCGCCGCGCTGCACAGCGCGACCCACCTGCTGCAGGCGGCGCTCCGCAAGGTGCTCGGCACGCATGTCGAACAGCGCGGCTCGAACATCACGGCCGAGCGGCTCCGCTTCGACTTCTCGCACGAGGACAAGATGACGCCGGAGCAGCTCAAGCAGGTCGAAGACCTGGTCAACGACGCGATCAGCCGCGACCTGCCGATCGTCTGCGAGGAGATGGATGTCGAAACCGCCAAAAATTCCGGCGCGATGGGACTCTTCGAGAACAAGTACGACGCCAAAGTCAAGGTCTATACGATGGGCGACGTCAGCAAGGAGATCTGCGGCGGTCCGCATGCGAGCCGCACCGGGGAACTCGGCCGGTTCAAAATCAAGAAGGAAGAGAGTTCGAGCCGCGGCGTCCGCCGGATCAAGGCCGTTCTGGAACGATAA
- a CDS encoding rod shape-determining protein, producing the protein MSTQCVAKLFSTHIGIDLGTANCLVYVRDLGIVLNEPSVVAIKESTHEVLNVGSEAKSMLGKCPGNIRAIRPMKDGVIADFEITEEMLRYFIQKAIRYVPWRKRLLSPRVLVAVPSGITEVEKRAVKDSAKRAGAGEVVLIEEPMAAAVGVGLPVAEPAGSMIVDIGGGTTEVAVISLSGIVGAKSVRVGGDELDTAITQHLRKVYNLMIGELTAEQIKIRIGSAYPVKDDESLEVKGLDLVSRVPKTVRITAAEIRMALQEPVTTIIEAVRATLERCPPDLAADLIDRGIMLAGGGAMLSGLDKLLTEETGLPVFISEEPLNAVAKGTGVMLQEDSIWSS; encoded by the coding sequence ATGAGTACTCAATGCGTGGCAAAACTTTTTTCGACCCATATCGGAATTGACCTCGGAACCGCCAATTGTCTGGTTTACGTGCGGGATCTCGGGATCGTTCTGAACGAACCGTCGGTCGTGGCGATCAAAGAGAGCACCCATGAAGTGCTCAATGTCGGCAGCGAGGCGAAAAGCATGCTCGGCAAATGTCCGGGCAACATCCGGGCCATCCGTCCGATGAAGGACGGCGTCATCGCCGACTTCGAAATCACCGAAGAGATGCTGCGCTACTTCATCCAGAAAGCGATCCGCTACGTTCCGTGGCGCAAGCGGCTGCTGAGCCCGCGCGTGCTCGTGGCCGTCCCGTCCGGCATCACCGAGGTCGAAAAGCGGGCGGTGAAGGATTCGGCCAAGCGCGCCGGCGCCGGGGAAGTCGTGCTCATCGAGGAGCCGATGGCGGCGGCGGTCGGCGTCGGGCTCCCGGTCGCGGAGCCGGCCGGCAGCATGATCGTCGATATCGGCGGCGGCACGACCGAGGTTGCGGTCATTTCGCTCTCCGGCATCGTCGGGGCGAAAAGCGTCCGCGTCGGCGGCGACGAGCTCGACACCGCGATCACGCAGCACCTCCGGAAAGTTTACAATCTCATGATCGGCGAACTGACCGCCGAGCAGATCAAGATCCGCATCGGCAGCGCCTACCCGGTCAAGGACGACGAAAGTCTGGAGGTCAAGGGCCTCGACCTCGTGTCGCGTGTGCCGAAGACCGTCCGGATCACGGCGGCCGAGATCCGCATGGCGCTCCAGGAGCCGGTCACGACCATTATCGAAGCCGTCCGCGCGACGCTCGAACGCTGCCCCCCCGATCTTGCGGCCGATCTGATCGACCGCGGCATCATGCTGGCCGGCGGCGGCGCCATGCTGAGCGGCCTCGACAAACTTTTAACCGAAGAAACCGGGCTGCCCGTGTTCATCTCCGAGGAGCCGCTCAACGCGGTCGCGAAGGGAACCGGCGTCATGCTCCAGGAAGACAGCATCTGGTCATCGTAG
- a CDS encoding right-handed parallel beta-helix repeat-containing protein, whose amino-acid sequence MTRQIVTALIAGSALFAAAGEPVVLKNFTDSARCTLKKPFASLSADGATLRIDTTASENEWNPVFLTNPGVLKPSTAYVATFRCRVEEPDMDAKFLHFLSRPVSAGNAALDTMRQNEGDSATFRPVRIKFRTGNAADYAFQIHTHRKLKGEITDFRLVEGLGEDYYPATPDAAPCTDSPGPLPTGAKEFSVHPPSNPGGAVVEAAAFGLSADAADNVDALNRALEHCRETGAAKLAVAPGTYRMTADRPVRLERMRDFIFDGGGATFVWHKKREANFRLDGCERVVMRNFKMDWEWEKDPLASLVEVVDASDSHVDFRFCEYETFPRRDLRIAIVSSYDPATKSVGIEGGFDRGFEFFAGRNRPETEWLSGNVLRVRGRNLSPFRRGQLFRMQHYYYDMNGFVMSDNRHLTLEDIDIYSCAGHAFVVSGLQQYWEFRRVNIAAPAGVPRRLITCTADHCHIARSRGFFKMEDCEFSLGADDCLNAHDCSGYAEKSGTHSVTTRNVKFIDTFRPGAPVELRHGDYSPTGFRSAVKSVRPVDAEKGMHEITFEDPVPEPVDRGFILFNWTYDTRNIIVRNCFFHDNRARGILLLGRDITLENNHFRHNEMGAIKIETGYTFNAWSEGYGADNIVVRNNRFDSVNPRGAGSGGKARDIYMGVYMETDPSMRRTDYPILSNILFENNTFKDSYGLVAFISSAGNVTFRNNTFTNPTPRRDPLPYRAAFYVTNATGVRIVNNRYIASPNVPNPGVYADPDSVKGLVAAGNTVVSE is encoded by the coding sequence ATGACCAGACAGATCGTCACCGCCCTGATCGCCGGTTCCGCGCTGTTCGCAGCCGCCGGCGAACCGGTCGTCCTGAAGAATTTCACCGACTCCGCGCGCTGCACGCTGAAGAAGCCGTTCGCCTCCCTGTCGGCGGACGGCGCGACGCTGCGGATCGACACGACGGCAAGCGAAAACGAGTGGAATCCGGTTTTCCTGACCAATCCCGGCGTGCTGAAACCGTCCACCGCCTACGTCGCGACCTTCCGCTGCCGGGTGGAAGAGCCCGATATGGATGCGAAGTTCCTGCACTTCCTCAGCCGGCCCGTCTCCGCCGGAAACGCCGCACTCGACACGATGCGGCAGAACGAGGGAGACAGCGCCACCTTCCGGCCGGTCAGAATCAAATTCCGCACCGGGAACGCCGCGGACTATGCGTTCCAGATCCATACCCACCGGAAGCTGAAGGGGGAAATCACCGATTTCCGGCTGGTCGAAGGGCTCGGCGAAGATTACTACCCCGCGACGCCGGACGCCGCCCCCTGCACGGATTCGCCGGGACCGCTGCCGACCGGGGCGAAGGAGTTTTCGGTCCATCCGCCGTCGAATCCGGGCGGCGCCGTCGTCGAGGCGGCCGCCTTCGGCCTCTCCGCCGACGCGGCCGACAACGTCGATGCGCTGAACCGCGCTCTCGAACACTGCCGGGAAACCGGGGCGGCGAAACTGGCCGTCGCTCCCGGAACCTACCGGATGACCGCCGATCGGCCGGTCAGGCTCGAACGGATGCGGGATTTCATCTTCGACGGCGGCGGCGCGACATTCGTCTGGCACAAGAAACGCGAAGCGAATTTCCGGCTCGACGGCTGCGAGCGGGTCGTCATGCGCAATTTCAAAATGGACTGGGAGTGGGAGAAGGACCCGCTGGCCAGCCTGGTCGAAGTCGTCGACGCCTCCGACAGTCACGTCGACTTCCGCTTCTGCGAATATGAGACGTTTCCGCGCCGCGACCTTCGCATCGCCATCGTCAGCAGTTACGATCCGGCCACAAAGTCGGTCGGAATCGAAGGCGGGTTCGACCGCGGGTTCGAATTCTTCGCCGGGCGGAACCGCCCCGAAACCGAATGGCTTTCAGGCAATGTGCTCCGGGTCCGCGGCCGGAACCTGTCGCCCTTCCGCCGGGGACAGCTCTTCCGCATGCAGCACTACTACTACGACATGAACGGCTTCGTCATGAGCGACAACCGCCACCTGACGCTTGAGGACATCGATATTTACTCCTGCGCCGGACACGCCTTTGTGGTCAGCGGCCTCCAGCAGTACTGGGAGTTCCGGAGAGTCAACATCGCCGCGCCGGCCGGAGTGCCGCGCCGGCTCATCACCTGCACGGCCGACCACTGCCATATCGCGCGTTCGCGCGGATTCTTCAAGATGGAGGATTGCGAATTCAGCCTCGGCGCGGACGACTGTCTGAACGCGCACGACTGCTCCGGCTACGCCGAAAAATCCGGCACGCACTCGGTTACGACGCGGAACGTCAAATTCATCGACACCTTCCGCCCCGGCGCGCCGGTCGAGCTCCGCCACGGCGACTACTCCCCGACCGGCTTCCGCTCCGCGGTCAAATCGGTCCGCCCCGTCGATGCGGAAAAGGGGATGCACGAGATCACCTTTGAAGACCCGGTTCCGGAGCCGGTCGACCGCGGCTTCATCCTGTTCAACTGGACCTACGACACACGGAACATCATCGTGCGGAACTGCTTCTTCCACGACAACCGCGCGCGCGGCATCCTGCTGCTCGGGCGCGACATCACGCTCGAAAACAACCATTTCCGGCACAATGAGATGGGGGCGATCAAGATCGAAACCGGCTACACCTTCAACGCCTGGAGCGAAGGGTACGGCGCGGACAACATCGTCGTGCGGAACAACCGCTTCGACAGCGTGAATCCGCGCGGCGCCGGCAGCGGCGGCAAGGCGCGCGACATCTACATGGGCGTCTACATGGAAACCGATCCGTCGATGCGGCGGACCGACTACCCGATCCTGTCGAACATCCTGTTCGAAAATAACACGTTCAAGGACAGCTACGGGCTCGTCGCCTTCATCAGTTCGGCCGGGAACGTGACCTTCCGGAACAACACCTTCACGAATCCGACCCCGCGTCGGGACCCGCTGCCCTACCGCGCCGCGTTTTACGTGACCAACGCAACCGGAGTCAGGATCGTGAACAACCGCTATATCGCTTCGCCGAACGTGCCGAATCCCGGCGTCTACGCCGACCCCGATTCCGTAAAGGGGCTCGTCGCCGCCGGAAACACGGTCGTCAGCGAATAG